A region from the Agrococcus sp. SL85 genome encodes:
- a CDS encoding sugar porter family MFS transporter — MTTNLQRLNARVVGISIAAALGGFLFGFDTAVINGAVDALAGEFALSSGLTGFAVSSALIGCAIGAWFAGAAANRFGRIPVMLAAAVLFLVSALGSGLAFGVVDLIVWRVVGGFGVGAASVIAPAYIAEVSPARVRGRLGSLQQLAIVSGIFAALLSNAWLAQLAGGSAEVLWLELPAWRWMFMAEALPAVVYGVMALRLPESPRFLVGRGDVDRASQVLHDFSGELDVNLKIEQIRASLEREDRESMRDLRGSAWGLRPIVWVGILLSVFQQFVGINVIFYYSTTLWRSVGFDESTALLTSVITSITNIVVTIVAIVLVDRVGRRRMLLIGSVGMTIALGAMAVAFSFGQLSTAADGTQSVELGQPWSMVALVGANLFVVFFGATWGPLVWVLLGEMFPNRIRASALAVAAAAQWVANFAISTTFPAMADIGLTFAYGFYAFFAALSFFFVLWKVPETKGRELEEMEG, encoded by the coding sequence ATGACGACGAACCTGCAGCGGCTGAACGCGAGGGTGGTGGGCATCTCGATCGCAGCGGCGCTCGGCGGCTTCCTCTTCGGCTTCGACACGGCCGTCATCAACGGCGCGGTCGACGCGCTCGCGGGCGAGTTCGCGCTCTCCTCCGGCCTCACGGGCTTCGCCGTCTCCTCCGCGCTCATCGGCTGCGCCATCGGCGCGTGGTTCGCGGGGGCGGCGGCCAACCGCTTCGGCCGCATCCCGGTCATGCTCGCCGCCGCCGTGCTCTTCCTCGTCTCGGCCCTCGGCTCGGGCCTCGCGTTCGGCGTGGTCGACCTCATCGTGTGGCGCGTCGTCGGCGGCTTCGGCGTCGGCGCCGCGAGCGTCATCGCGCCCGCCTACATCGCCGAGGTGTCGCCCGCGAGGGTGCGTGGCCGCCTCGGCTCGCTGCAGCAGCTCGCCATCGTCTCGGGCATCTTCGCCGCCCTCCTCTCGAACGCCTGGCTCGCGCAGCTCGCCGGCGGCTCCGCCGAGGTGCTGTGGCTCGAGCTGCCCGCGTGGCGCTGGATGTTCATGGCCGAGGCGCTGCCGGCCGTCGTCTACGGCGTCATGGCGCTGCGCCTGCCGGAGTCGCCGCGCTTCCTCGTCGGCAGGGGCGACGTGGACCGCGCCTCGCAGGTGCTGCACGACTTCTCGGGCGAGCTCGACGTCAACCTCAAGATCGAGCAGATCCGCGCCTCGCTGGAGCGCGAGGACCGCGAGTCGATGCGCGACCTGCGCGGCAGCGCCTGGGGCCTGCGGCCCATCGTGTGGGTCGGCATCCTGCTGTCGGTCTTCCAGCAGTTCGTCGGCATCAACGTCATCTTCTATTACTCGACGACGCTGTGGCGCTCGGTGGGCTTCGACGAGTCGACCGCGCTCCTCACGAGCGTCATCACCTCGATCACGAACATCGTCGTCACGATCGTGGCGATCGTGCTCGTCGACCGCGTGGGCCGGCGCCGGATGCTGCTGATCGGCTCGGTGGGCATGACGATCGCGCTCGGGGCGATGGCCGTCGCGTTCTCGTTCGGCCAGCTCTCGACCGCGGCCGACGGCACGCAGTCGGTCGAGCTCGGGCAGCCGTGGTCGATGGTCGCGCTCGTCGGCGCGAACCTCTTCGTCGTCTTCTTCGGCGCGACGTGGGGCCCGCTCGTGTGGGTGCTGCTGGGGGAGATGTTCCCCAACCGCATCCGCGCCTCCGCGCTCGCGGTCGCAGCGGCGGCGCAGTGGGTCGCGAACTTCGCGATCTCGACGACCTTCCCGGCGATGGCCGACATCGGCCTCACCTTCGCGTACGGCTTCTACGCCTTCTTCGCCGCGCTGTCGTTCTTCTTCGTGCTCTGGAAGGTGCCGGAGACGAAGGGGCGCGAGCTGGAGGAGATGGAGGGCTGA
- a CDS encoding AIM24 family protein → MRSELFAEANQEIQSAERWTKQSSKMLRVNVSNGGDVIAAKGAMVAFQGQIEFQHEGSGSAAKFLKKMVTGEGAPLMRMRGQGEVFLARDAQQIFTVQLEDEGLTVNGSSLLAFDQSLQWDIRMMRSGGGMMAGGLFNLEIGGRGTVALSCDGQPLLLDCSRQPTFVDPNAAVCWSANLTPSIQNSMNLRSMLRGGTGEAFQLAFHGPGFVVVQPSEGRPEVSGSNGGGGGGLGGLFE, encoded by the coding sequence ATGAGGAGCGAGCTGTTCGCCGAGGCGAACCAGGAGATCCAGTCGGCGGAGCGCTGGACGAAGCAGTCGTCGAAGATGCTGCGCGTCAACGTCTCGAACGGCGGCGACGTCATCGCCGCGAAGGGCGCCATGGTCGCCTTCCAAGGCCAGATCGAGTTCCAGCACGAGGGCTCGGGCTCGGCCGCGAAGTTCCTGAAGAAGATGGTGACGGGCGAGGGCGCGCCGCTCATGCGCATGCGCGGCCAGGGCGAGGTCTTCCTCGCGCGCGACGCCCAGCAGATCTTCACCGTGCAGCTCGAGGACGAGGGGCTCACGGTCAACGGCTCGAGCCTGCTCGCCTTCGACCAGTCGCTGCAGTGGGACATCCGGATGATGCGCTCGGGCGGCGGCATGATGGCCGGCGGCCTCTTCAACCTCGAGATCGGCGGGCGCGGCACGGTCGCGCTCTCCTGCGACGGGCAGCCGCTCCTGCTCGACTGCTCGCGGCAGCCGACCTTCGTCGACCCGAACGCGGCGGTCTGCTGGTCGGCGAACCTGACCCCCAGCATCCAGAACTCGATGAACCTGCGGTCGATGCTGCGCGGCGGCACGGGCGAGGCCTTCCAGCTGGCCTTCCACGGCCCGGGCTTCGTCGTGGTGCAGCCCAGCGAGGGCCGGCCCGAGGTCTCGGGCTCCAACGGCGGCGGTGGCGGCGGCCTCGGCGGCCTCTTCGAGTAG
- a CDS encoding SRPBCC family protein: MARFEIARSADIAAPRERVHALIDDFHAWTKWSPWEDVDPALRRTYAGAERGVGARYGWSGNRRAGAGSMAIAASSPEQVLVDLSFTKPVKARNDLAFDLAESDRGTRVTWTMRGENRGVAAIFWRIFPMERELGKQFEQGLAQLKAAAETP; this comes from the coding sequence ATGGCACGCTTCGAGATCGCCCGATCCGCCGACATCGCCGCACCGCGCGAACGCGTGCACGCGCTCATCGACGACTTCCACGCGTGGACGAAGTGGTCGCCGTGGGAGGACGTCGATCCCGCGCTGCGCCGCACCTACGCGGGTGCCGAGCGCGGCGTCGGTGCCCGCTACGGCTGGTCCGGGAACCGGCGCGCCGGCGCAGGGTCCATGGCGATCGCGGCGTCCAGCCCGGAGCAGGTGCTCGTGGACCTCTCGTTCACGAAGCCCGTGAAGGCCCGCAACGACCTCGCGTTCGACCTCGCCGAGAGCGATCGCGGCACGCGCGTCACCTGGACGATGCGCGGCGAGAACCGCGGCGTCGCCGCGATCTTCTGGCGCATCTTCCCGATGGAGCGCGAGCTCGGGAAGCAGTTCGAGCAGGGGCTCGCGCAGCTGAAGGCGGCCGCCGAGACCCCTTGA
- a CDS encoding thiamine-binding protein — protein sequence MLVAFSVAPATAGPDGSVHDAVAAAVRVVRESGLPHRTDAMFTTIEGEWDAVFDVVRRATDAVLAVSPRASLVLKADIRPGWRGELDGKVERLEEALEGRA from the coding sequence ATGCTCGTCGCATTCTCCGTGGCCCCGGCCACCGCAGGCCCGGACGGATCCGTCCACGACGCCGTGGCCGCCGCCGTGCGGGTGGTCCGCGAGAGCGGCCTGCCGCACCGGACCGACGCGATGTTCACGACGATCGAGGGCGAGTGGGATGCGGTGTTCGACGTCGTGCGCCGTGCCACCGACGCGGTCCTCGCCGTGAGCCCGCGAGCCTCCCTCGTCCTCAAGGCCGACATCCGACCGGGGTGGCGGGGCGAGCTCGACGGCAAGGTCGAGCGACTCGAAGAGGCTCTGGAGGGCCGTGCATGA